In Meiothermus ruber DSM 1279, the following proteins share a genomic window:
- the rpoZ gene encoding DNA-directed RNA polymerase subunit omega, producing the protein MAEPGIDTLLSLTDSKYRLTVVTAKRAQQLLRYDFKNTVLSPDEYPRMHTLEGDKPDPNAVTWAMQELKTGRLLIGENLIAEDRLTKFLDQMYPREVIEPAD; encoded by the coding sequence ATGGCAGAACCCGGTATCGACACCCTTCTGAGCCTGACCGATTCAAAGTACCGCCTAACCGTGGTGACGGCCAAGCGGGCTCAACAGCTTTTGCGTTACGACTTTAAGAACACCGTTCTGAGCCCCGACGAGTACCCCCGGATGCACACCCTGGAAGGCGACAAACCCGACCCCAACGCGGTCACCTGGGCCATGCAGGAGCTCAAAACCGGGCGGCTTCTCATCGGTGAAAACCTCATCGCTGAAGATCGGCTCACCAAATTCCTCGACCAGATGTACCCACGCGAGGTTATCGAGCCTGCCGACTGA
- a CDS encoding glycoside hydrolase family 13 protein gives MTPDWVKDAVFYQIFPDRFRIGQGPAGQPAPVQGAFEAWDAPPTLRGFKGGNLWGVIEKLDYIKEQGFNALYFCPIFASTANHRYHTSDYFQVDPILGGNLALQRLVEEAHRRDIRVVLDGVFNHCGRAHFAFQHIMENEAASPYLNWFHIYKFPLNAYTKHANYAAWWNNPELPKFNTANPECREYLLSVAEYWLQYGIDGWRLDVPNEIDDDDFWREFRRRVKARNPEAYIVGEIWDDASRWLQGDQFDAVMNYPLGRAILGFVGADVLDKDLAAKSGLGRIESLGAMACHHRLEELFRRYDWEIVTAQMNIMTSHDTPRIFSILRGQVERVQLAFAMLFTLPGAPTVYYGDEIGMAGGHDPDNRRGMIWDESRWHKSIQQTIQQMSALRRSLPALRRGRYQYLYAQDGHLAFARTLEHSSVVVTINTSPEPWRIDFPLHGLWPRGERTVDRLSGKTGRCVGGYLEDGVLEPFSLAVWQPLE, from the coding sequence ATGACACCAGATTGGGTCAAAGACGCGGTTTTCTACCAAATATTTCCAGATCGTTTTCGCATAGGGCAGGGGCCAGCGGGCCAACCTGCGCCGGTGCAAGGTGCTTTTGAGGCTTGGGATGCCCCCCCTACCCTGCGCGGTTTCAAAGGGGGCAACCTCTGGGGGGTCATCGAGAAGCTGGACTACATTAAAGAGCAGGGCTTCAACGCCCTGTACTTCTGTCCCATCTTCGCCTCGACGGCCAACCACCGCTATCACACCAGCGACTACTTCCAGGTAGACCCCATCCTGGGGGGTAATCTGGCGCTGCAGCGGTTGGTGGAGGAGGCCCACCGGCGCGATATACGGGTGGTGTTGGACGGGGTGTTCAACCACTGCGGGCGGGCCCACTTTGCTTTTCAGCACATCATGGAAAACGAGGCGGCCTCGCCCTACCTCAACTGGTTTCACATCTACAAGTTTCCCCTGAACGCCTATACCAAACACGCCAACTACGCGGCCTGGTGGAACAACCCCGAGCTTCCCAAGTTCAACACCGCCAACCCCGAGTGTCGGGAGTATCTGCTGTCGGTGGCGGAATACTGGCTACAGTACGGTATTGATGGCTGGCGCCTGGATGTGCCCAACGAGATTGACGACGACGATTTTTGGCGTGAGTTCCGCCGGAGGGTTAAGGCCCGGAACCCCGAGGCCTACATTGTGGGTGAGATCTGGGATGACGCCAGCCGCTGGTTGCAAGGCGATCAATTTGACGCGGTGATGAACTATCCGCTGGGGCGGGCCATCCTGGGCTTTGTGGGGGCTGATGTGCTGGACAAAGACCTGGCTGCCAAAAGCGGCCTGGGGCGCATAGAAAGCCTGGGGGCCATGGCCTGCCACCACCGCCTCGAGGAGCTCTTCCGCCGCTACGACTGGGAGATCGTGACCGCCCAGATGAACATCATGACCTCGCACGACACCCCCCGCATCTTCAGTATTTTGCGCGGCCAGGTTGAGCGGGTGCAGTTGGCTTTTGCCATGCTTTTCACCCTTCCAGGCGCACCCACGGTCTACTACGGTGACGAGATCGGCATGGCCGGAGGCCACGATCCCGACAACCGCCGCGGCATGATCTGGGATGAGTCTCGCTGGCACAAATCCATTCAGCAGACCATCCAGCAGATGTCGGCTTTGCGTCGCTCGTTGCCAGCGCTGCGCCGGGGGCGCTACCAGTACCTGTATGCCCAGGACGGCCACCTGGCCTTTGCCCGTACCCTCGAGCATTCCAGCGTGGTGGTAACGATCAATACCTCCCCGGAACCCTGGCGCATCGATTTTCCTCTGCACGGGCTGTGGCCGCGGGGCGAGCGGACGGTCGACCGGTTATCAGGCAAAACAGGCCGCTGCGTGGGCGGTTATCTGGAAGATGGTGTCCTCGAGCCGTTTAGCCTGGCGGTTTGGCAGCCCCTTGAATAG
- the gmk gene encoding guanylate kinase — protein sequence MSRGNLFVMTGASGVGKGTIRGRLLEYHRMYYSISMTTRPPRPGERNGVDYYFVSKADFESKIAQNGFLEWAQYVDDYYGTPREPVEEALSKGQDVLLEIEVQGALQVKQTLPEAILVFIIPPSLSELRRRLLVRGTDSLPKIRKRLERAVEEIRMADRFKYVLVNDQLDKAVSDFAAIIQAERLLQPRMHEAIERALSQDPALEKELDELERKRLEAGEAGS from the coding sequence ATGTCGCGTGGGAATCTGTTTGTCATGACTGGGGCTTCGGGGGTGGGCAAAGGCACCATACGGGGAAGGCTGCTGGAGTACCACCGTATGTACTATTCCATCTCCATGACCACCCGCCCACCCAGGCCAGGCGAGCGCAATGGGGTGGACTATTACTTTGTGAGCAAGGCCGATTTTGAAAGCAAAATTGCTCAGAATGGCTTTCTGGAATGGGCCCAGTACGTAGACGACTACTACGGAACCCCGCGCGAGCCGGTAGAAGAAGCGCTCAGCAAAGGGCAGGACGTGCTCCTAGAAATCGAGGTGCAGGGGGCTTTGCAGGTCAAGCAAACCCTGCCCGAAGCCATCCTGGTTTTCATCATCCCGCCCTCGCTCTCGGAGCTGCGGCGGCGTCTGTTGGTACGCGGCACCGACAGCCTGCCCAAGATTCGCAAGCGGCTGGAGCGGGCCGTGGAAGAAATCCGTATGGCCGACCGTTTTAAATATGTGCTGGTCAATGACCAGCTCGACAAGGCTGTCTCCGACTTTGCGGCCATCATCCAGGCCGAGCGGCTGTTGCAGCCCCGCATGCACGAGGCCATCGAGCGGGCGCTTTCCCAAGATCCCGCCCTGGAAAAAGAGCTAGACGAGCTCGAGCGCAAACGGCTCGAGGCGGGCGAGGCCGGTTCATAA